From a single Micromonospora sp. WMMD1102 genomic region:
- a CDS encoding helix-turn-helix domain-containing protein, giving the protein MSTLTAAQQRARAKADYDAFLAGCPSRQLLDRISDKWVALILAALGSDGPQQSPADRVGGPRPMRYSELSRRLAGVSQKMLTQTLRSLERDGLLTRTVTPTVPVTVTYELTELGLSLHHLVRGIKSWAETHMDEVYANREKYDVGVA; this is encoded by the coding sequence ATGTCGACCCTGACGGCGGCCCAGCAGCGGGCACGGGCAAAAGCCGACTACGACGCGTTCCTGGCGGGCTGCCCCAGCCGCCAGCTGCTCGACCGGATCTCCGACAAGTGGGTCGCGCTGATCCTCGCCGCGCTCGGCAGCGACGGCCCGCAGCAGAGCCCGGCCGACCGTGTCGGCGGGCCACGGCCGATGCGCTATTCCGAGCTGTCCCGCCGACTGGCCGGGGTCAGCCAGAAGATGCTCACCCAGACGCTCCGGTCACTCGAACGCGACGGCCTGCTCACCCGGACCGTGACCCCGACCGTGCCGGTCACGGTGACCTACGAGCTGACCGAACTGGGCCTCTCCCTGCACCACCTGGTGCGCGGCATCAAGAGCTGGGCCGAGACCCACATGGACGAGGTCTACGCCAACCGCGAGAAGTACGACGTCGGCGTGGCCTGA
- a CDS encoding NADP-dependent oxidoreductase produces the protein MRTPEGPDSIEIIDVPVVEPGPGEVRVEIAGAAVNPVDLGVVGGFFHGLGLVDQPEHTGLGWDFAGTVVAAGPGVRLRVGARVAGMVGGFDRDYGTYAEQLVVPAGDVAVVPDGLGLVEASTVPLNGLAAAQLVDLLGDPDADGNRLLVTGAAGAVGGYVLSLARERGWQVTGLARDGDEEFVGSLGAEFTAHAEPGWDAVADCATLGERGLALVRDGGVYVGVRPNAVPAPERGITPVAVETRSDGSRLADLLTRAAAGELPVRVHAVLPLDRVADAHRAMAKGGVRGRYVLKP, from the coding sequence GTGCGTACTCCGGAGGGGCCGGATTCGATCGAGATCATCGACGTACCCGTTGTCGAGCCCGGGCCCGGCGAGGTCCGGGTCGAGATCGCCGGCGCGGCGGTCAACCCCGTCGACCTCGGCGTCGTGGGCGGCTTCTTCCACGGCCTGGGACTGGTCGACCAGCCCGAGCACACGGGTCTGGGCTGGGACTTCGCCGGCACCGTCGTGGCCGCCGGCCCCGGCGTGCGACTGCGCGTCGGGGCCCGGGTCGCCGGAATGGTCGGCGGCTTCGACCGCGACTACGGCACCTACGCCGAACAGCTTGTCGTGCCGGCCGGCGACGTCGCCGTCGTACCCGACGGGCTGGGCCTGGTCGAGGCGTCGACGGTACCGCTCAACGGGCTGGCCGCCGCCCAGCTCGTCGACCTGCTCGGCGACCCGGATGCGGACGGCAACCGGCTGCTGGTCACCGGGGCCGCCGGCGCGGTCGGCGGGTACGTCCTGTCGCTGGCCCGGGAGCGCGGCTGGCAGGTGACCGGGCTGGCCCGGGACGGCGACGAGGAGTTCGTCGGTAGCCTCGGGGCCGAGTTCACCGCACACGCCGAGCCCGGCTGGGACGCGGTCGCCGACTGCGCCACGCTCGGCGAGCGGGGTCTCGCCCTGGTCCGCGACGGCGGCGTCTACGTCGGCGTCCGGCCGAACGCCGTCCCGGCCCCGGAACGCGGGATCACTCCGGTTGCCGTGGAGACCCGCTCCGACGGCTCTCGACTGGCTGACCTGCTCACCCGGGCCGCCGCAGGTGAGCTGCCGGTCCGGGTGCACGCGGTCCTGCCGCTGGACCGGGTTGCCGACGCCCACCGGGCGATGGCCAAGGGCGGAGTACGCGGTCGGTACGTGCTCAAGCCGTGA
- a CDS encoding winged helix-turn-helix domain-containing protein, whose protein sequence is MAGGDQGVPMPVTKWEKLANHIRNQVQTGELKPGDKLPSTAQLKAEHDVSDAVIRYAMHALRTEGLVESVHGVGVFVAQPK, encoded by the coding sequence ATGGCAGGCGGAGACCAAGGAGTGCCGATGCCTGTCACGAAGTGGGAGAAGCTTGCCAACCACATCCGGAACCAAGTCCAGACCGGAGAGCTGAAGCCAGGTGACAAACTGCCCTCAACCGCACAGCTCAAGGCCGAGCACGACGTGTCGGACGCCGTGATCCGCTACGCCATGCACGCGCTTCGAACCGAGGGTTTGGTCGAGAGCGTGCACGGGGTCGGCGTCTTCGTCGCCCAGCCCAAGTAG
- a CDS encoding DivIVA domain-containing protein translates to MLLRRLFRRYRRPPRQLGQAYRSATYRPLLPSQVRMRRFTRVGFARRGVDPAEVAAFLDQVAGDLARAYNELATVREQNARIKDALRRWQSRQSTTAHRLADR, encoded by the coding sequence ATGCTGCTTCGACGGCTGTTCCGGCGGTACCGGAGGCCGCCCCGGCAACTCGGCCAGGCTTACCGGTCGGCGACCTACCGGCCGCTCCTGCCGTCACAGGTCAGGATGCGCCGGTTCACCCGGGTCGGCTTCGCCCGGCGGGGCGTCGATCCGGCCGAGGTGGCAGCCTTTCTCGACCAGGTGGCCGGTGACCTGGCCAGGGCCTACAACGAGCTGGCGACCGTCCGGGAGCAGAACGCCCGGATCAAGGACGCGTTGCGCCGCTGGCAGTCCCGCCAGTCGACCACGGCTCACCGGCTGGCGGATCGCTGA
- a CDS encoding Uma2 family endonuclease: protein MSAEPAYERFRPPPGGFTAEDLDRIPGLPPHTELIDGSLVFVSPQKLFHMKTLRLLEQALARSAPPERFRVRREMSVVLGPHQRPEPDLIVVSADADIDNDQTWYPADAVSLAVEVVSPDSWLRDRERKPQLYAKAGIPHFWRVEEADGQPTVYVHELLEAQRVYQPIGIFHGRVKVSTPFELDIDLTEIDRL, encoded by the coding sequence ATGAGCGCCGAGCCGGCGTACGAGAGGTTCCGACCGCCGCCCGGTGGGTTCACCGCCGAGGACCTCGACCGGATCCCGGGTCTTCCCCCGCACACCGAGCTGATCGACGGGAGCCTCGTCTTCGTGAGCCCGCAGAAGCTCTTCCACATGAAGACTCTTCGGTTGCTGGAGCAGGCACTGGCGCGTTCGGCGCCACCCGAGCGCTTCCGGGTCCGCCGCGAGATGTCCGTGGTGCTCGGTCCGCACCAGCGCCCCGAGCCCGACCTGATTGTGGTGAGCGCCGACGCGGACATCGACAACGACCAGACCTGGTATCCCGCCGATGCGGTGTCGCTCGCGGTGGAGGTGGTCTCGCCCGACTCGTGGTTGCGCGACCGCGAACGAAAGCCGCAGCTCTACGCGAAGGCCGGCATCCCGCACTTCTGGCGAGTGGAGGAGGCCGATGGCCAGCCCACGGTCTACGTCCACGAGCTGCTCGAGGCGCAGCGTGTCTACCAGCCGATCGGCATCTTCCACGGCCGGGTGAAGGTGAGCACGCCCTTCGAGCTCGACATCGACCTCACCGAGATCGACCGGCTCTGA
- a CDS encoding trypsin-like peptidase domain-containing protein, which produces MLGNRHVLTCAHILLPAPHGEPGAAHARPARDFEVELVGRRPAVAPIRAGVVDGCWKPPQDDQRADLALLGLAEPLPEETGQVLRRLPSGARRAVRMFGFPDMVPTGVWARARLAGDGGPGGEWIQLDSEPTGPTVEPGFSGTPVFDEETDQVLGIVVSYLAGQGSALSWMIPVETIIRYLPRVREWVSGDSAVDASLAAPVGPVHSDEAVVRQLADFLAPGAPPDSRIMVTAPGSPAQAALRDVVLRTSREFRPAGPDRSGPPPAVAGESRPGRIDLALDVSGRTVAEVSSRIVNWMSVGAELEKSLADSMAGEPPPMNLVLDGVDRAADPAALVAEVVRPIAERVAGRNLRLLLTFHDHDAPSLPYAAIELLAARIAEVRAAEQAARERYVHVAARVTPVSAPGSHEPGLRLRLTALRAAAAQPGSTPLLPVVESCRRRADRALDAARRAVRDMESLLDERDRLRDRLDGYRSGVPAPLREDRELTALYRRAHEALWQGPADLTACAVLVDRYGTVIRRHTTGSTPKQDGPGLRQDGPGQDGGAVR; this is translated from the coding sequence GTGCTCGGCAACCGGCATGTGCTGACCTGTGCGCACATCCTCCTTCCGGCGCCGCACGGCGAACCGGGTGCCGCGCACGCCAGGCCCGCCCGGGACTTCGAGGTCGAACTCGTCGGGCGACGTCCCGCCGTGGCGCCGATCCGGGCCGGAGTGGTCGACGGCTGCTGGAAGCCGCCGCAGGACGACCAGCGGGCCGACCTGGCCCTGCTCGGGCTCGCCGAGCCACTGCCGGAAGAGACCGGTCAGGTGCTGCGCCGGCTGCCGTCGGGCGCCCGCCGGGCGGTACGGATGTTCGGCTTCCCCGACATGGTCCCGACCGGGGTCTGGGCGCGGGCCCGGCTCGCCGGGGACGGCGGACCGGGTGGCGAGTGGATCCAACTCGACTCCGAGCCGACCGGTCCGACCGTGGAGCCCGGGTTCAGCGGTACGCCGGTCTTCGACGAGGAGACCGACCAGGTGCTCGGGATCGTGGTCAGCTATCTCGCCGGCCAGGGCTCGGCACTGTCCTGGATGATCCCGGTCGAGACGATCATCAGGTACCTGCCCCGGGTCCGCGAGTGGGTCAGCGGCGACTCGGCGGTGGACGCCAGCCTGGCCGCGCCCGTCGGTCCGGTGCACAGCGACGAGGCGGTGGTCCGGCAACTCGCCGATTTTCTCGCCCCCGGCGCCCCGCCGGACTCGCGGATCATGGTCACCGCGCCCGGCTCGCCCGCGCAGGCCGCCCTGCGCGACGTCGTGCTGCGGACCAGCCGGGAGTTCCGGCCCGCCGGCCCCGACCGGAGCGGGCCGCCGCCGGCCGTCGCCGGTGAGTCCCGGCCGGGCCGGATCGACCTGGCGCTCGACGTGTCGGGCCGGACGGTGGCGGAGGTCAGCAGCCGGATCGTCAACTGGATGAGCGTCGGCGCCGAGTTGGAGAAGTCACTCGCCGACAGCATGGCGGGCGAGCCGCCGCCGATGAACCTGGTACTCGACGGGGTGGACCGGGCGGCCGACCCGGCGGCACTGGTCGCCGAGGTGGTCCGGCCGATCGCCGAGCGGGTCGCCGGACGGAACCTCCGGCTGCTGCTGACCTTCCACGACCACGACGCGCCGAGCCTGCCGTACGCCGCGATCGAACTGCTGGCCGCCCGGATCGCCGAGGTGCGGGCCGCCGAACAGGCGGCCCGGGAGCGGTACGTCCACGTCGCCGCCCGGGTCACCCCGGTCTCGGCTCCCGGATCACACGAACCGGGGCTGCGGCTGCGGCTGACCGCGCTGCGGGCCGCCGCCGCGCAGCCCGGCAGCACACCGCTGCTGCCCGTCGTCGAGTCGTGCCGGCGCAGGGCCGACCGGGCCCTGGATGCCGCCAGGCGGGCGGTGCGGGACATGGAGTCGCTCCTCGACGAACGCGACCGGCTGCGGGACCGGCTCGACGGATACCGCTCGGGCGTGCCCGCGCCGCTGCGCGAGGACCGGGAGTTGACCGCGCTGTACCGGCGGGCCCACGAGGCGCTCTGGCAGGGGCCGGCCGACCTGACGGCGTGTGCCGTGCTCGTCGACCGGTACGGCACGGTGATCCGGCGCCACACCACCGGCTCGACGCCGAAGCAGGACGGGCCGGGGCTGAGGCAGGACGGGCCGGGGCAGGACGGGGGGGCGGTGCGGTGA
- a CDS encoding serine/threonine-protein kinase, giving the protein MTDRCNRPDCTGTVDETGFCDTCDRRPLPATTGGGPASFAVTGTTGSGSGSGSTASGGPSWLVGGLVPMPELEPADPVSRLRGDTEVPEASRFCGRCRAEVGRGYAGQPGLLEGFCGHCTTPFSFAPKLHRGDLVADQYEVDGCLARGGLGWVYLARDTHLDGNPVVLKGLITNSDAALRLAVAERRFLTTLDHPNIVRIFNSVNHRDPQTGERAGYIVMEYLNGQSLQDVQEAAARGVAPLPVEHVLAYGHEILAAMEYLHGRGLLYCDMKPANVIRCPDRIKVIDIGGVRRIDDDQSPKVGTDFYQVPPDEIRRHGLTVRSDIHTVGRTLQVLFEVSEEGRRAAPAGRADGIAFGVESFVRLVNRAVAGHDRRFATAAEMSQQLKGVLRELLSLRTGRPHPVRSTVFAPTPVLLDAGLGAVPGLDVWIRGETGLLDIAPPSPSSAAGALPQPVVDPDDEAVDLLATAGAADPRGLVEKLANSGLRSVEVRFALCRAYLEAGDPDSAAGALDAAVTDLGPLADHDWRVRWHRGLLALSRATGPAAEAWAAGAQLNAADTEFNAVYSDCPGEIAPKLALAFCAEHLGERFRAEQLYQAIWRRDRSEGSAAFGLARLRLHDGDRAGAVRVLDEVPRETLHYERARVAAVRILCGRLPVGGPSVDDIAEALRRLPALHLDGGNPTGEARDRLTALVQAAALGLFRDGGRAGPGEGHGSRLGEGLGERLGGGLGDRADVLGPEPTEDGLRRRLERSMRVLAGQARTIEDHGALVDLANAVRPRTPW; this is encoded by the coding sequence GTGACCGACAGGTGCAACCGTCCGGACTGCACCGGGACGGTGGACGAGACCGGCTTCTGTGACACCTGCGACCGCCGGCCGCTGCCCGCCACGACCGGCGGCGGACCGGCGTCCTTCGCCGTCACCGGCACCACCGGCTCCGGCTCTGGCTCTGGCTCCACAGCCTCCGGTGGCCCGTCCTGGCTGGTCGGCGGCCTGGTGCCGATGCCGGAGTTGGAACCGGCCGACCCGGTGAGCCGGTTGCGCGGCGACACCGAGGTGCCCGAGGCGAGCCGGTTCTGCGGCCGGTGCCGGGCCGAGGTCGGCCGGGGGTACGCCGGCCAGCCCGGCCTGCTGGAGGGCTTCTGCGGCCACTGCACGACGCCGTTCTCGTTCGCCCCGAAGCTGCACCGGGGTGACCTGGTCGCCGACCAGTACGAGGTCGACGGCTGTCTGGCCCGGGGCGGCCTCGGCTGGGTCTACCTGGCCCGGGACACCCACCTGGACGGCAATCCGGTCGTCCTCAAGGGACTGATCACCAACAGCGACGCGGCGCTACGGCTGGCGGTCGCCGAACGGCGCTTCCTGACCACCCTGGACCATCCCAACATCGTCCGGATCTTCAACTCGGTCAACCACCGCGACCCGCAGACCGGCGAGCGGGCCGGCTACATCGTGATGGAGTACCTGAACGGCCAGTCCCTCCAGGACGTGCAGGAGGCCGCCGCCCGGGGTGTCGCGCCGCTGCCGGTCGAGCACGTCCTGGCGTACGGGCACGAGATCCTCGCGGCGATGGAGTACCTGCACGGCCGGGGGCTGCTCTACTGCGACATGAAGCCGGCGAACGTGATCCGCTGCCCGGACCGGATCAAGGTGATCGACATCGGTGGCGTACGCCGGATCGACGACGACCAGAGTCCCAAGGTCGGCACCGACTTCTACCAGGTTCCGCCGGACGAGATCCGCCGGCACGGGCTGACCGTCCGGTCCGACATCCACACCGTCGGCCGGACCCTCCAGGTGCTCTTCGAGGTCAGCGAGGAGGGGCGCCGGGCGGCGCCGGCCGGGCGGGCCGACGGGATCGCGTTCGGGGTGGAGTCCTTCGTCCGGCTGGTCAACCGGGCCGTCGCCGGGCACGACCGCCGGTTCGCCACCGCCGCCGAGATGTCGCAGCAGCTCAAGGGGGTACTCCGGGAACTGCTGTCGCTGCGTACCGGCCGGCCGCACCCGGTCCGGTCCACCGTCTTCGCGCCGACCCCGGTGCTGCTGGACGCCGGGCTCGGCGCCGTGCCGGGGCTGGACGTCTGGATCCGGGGCGAGACCGGGCTGCTCGACATCGCGCCGCCGTCCCCGTCGTCGGCGGCCGGTGCGCTGCCGCAGCCGGTCGTGGACCCGGACGACGAGGCGGTGGACCTGCTGGCCACCGCCGGTGCGGCGGACCCGCGCGGACTGGTCGAGAAGTTGGCCAACTCCGGGCTCCGGTCGGTCGAGGTGCGGTTCGCGCTCTGCCGGGCGTACCTGGAAGCGGGTGATCCGGACAGCGCGGCCGGCGCCCTGGACGCGGCCGTGACCGACCTCGGACCGCTGGCCGACCACGACTGGCGGGTCCGCTGGCACCGCGGCCTGCTCGCGCTGTCCCGGGCGACGGGGCCGGCGGCGGAGGCATGGGCGGCCGGGGCCCAGCTCAACGCCGCCGACACCGAGTTCAACGCCGTCTACTCCGACTGTCCCGGCGAGATCGCCCCGAAGCTCGCTCTCGCCTTCTGCGCCGAGCACCTGGGCGAGCGGTTCCGGGCGGAGCAGCTCTACCAGGCGATCTGGCGGCGGGACCGGAGCGAGGGCAGCGCCGCGTTCGGGCTGGCCCGGCTGCGGCTGCACGACGGCGACCGGGCCGGGGCGGTGCGGGTGTTGGACGAGGTGCCGAGGGAGACCCTGCACTACGAGCGGGCCCGGGTCGCGGCGGTCCGCATCCTCTGCGGCCGGCTGCCGGTCGGCGGGCCGAGCGTCGACGACATCGCCGAGGCGCTGCGCCGGCTGCCGGCGCTGCACCTGGACGGTGGCAACCCGACCGGGGAGGCCAGGGACCGACTGACCGCGCTGGTCCAGGCGGCGGCACTCGGCCTGTTCCGGGACGGCGGCCGGGCCGGGCCGGGCGAAGGGCACGGCTCCAGGCTCGGCGAAGGGCTTGGCGAGAGGCTCGGCGGAGGGCTCGGCGACCGTGCCGACGTGCTCGGCCCGGAGCCGACCGAGGACGGCCTCCGGCGCCGGCTGGAACGGTCGATGCGGGTACTCGCCGGGCAGGCCCGGACGATCGAGGACCACGGTGCCCTGGTGGACCTCGCCAACGCGGTACGCCCGAGGACCCCGTGGTGA
- a CDS encoding VWA domain-containing protein, which translates to MTSGPGGGGPPHAFGLEVVQNPYRSTSDTGMAVVLRVTARTPDRSALPAAGTAGVVVLVDCSSSMGYPQSKIVAAKQATRAAIDTIRDGSSFAIVAGTETARMVYPDRARTAVASASTRTAAKRAVGHLYAGGGTAMGQWLRLAHQLLGPYPDLVRHAILLTDGRNEHETAEQLEEVLTSSAGTFVCDARGIGDDWDHRQLLRITSVLRGTAEAVGQVEELVADFGSIMDRAMGKQVPDLRIRLTTAPGVRVRSVRQETPTLADLTEHATVLDDRTTEFYPGSWSGEESRDFLVDLAIGYVSAGERPPLEEERRAARVDLLMAGERCADPRPIVLRWTDDPVAPTRIEPVLARHLGQEELGDAVAAGCDALEAGNRKLAEEQLGLAVVLAQRLGATEVLHRLAGLVEITGDSDHPARLRQDWTRSALLRVAVSSVMVGDAEPPWDPPHPGPAPRSPLPAEAEPGTEPAAVPTPRGGADQVCPCGRISPPEAAACEACRRPFEAATAGGEVN; encoded by the coding sequence GTGACGTCAGGTCCCGGCGGGGGAGGCCCGCCACACGCGTTCGGGTTGGAGGTCGTGCAGAACCCGTACCGGTCGACCTCGGACACCGGGATGGCGGTCGTACTCCGGGTCACGGCCCGGACCCCGGACCGGTCGGCGTTGCCGGCGGCCGGCACGGCCGGGGTGGTGGTACTCGTCGACTGCTCCAGCTCGATGGGCTACCCGCAGTCCAAGATCGTGGCGGCGAAGCAGGCGACCCGGGCGGCGATCGACACCATCCGGGACGGCAGCAGCTTCGCCATCGTCGCCGGCACCGAAACCGCCCGGATGGTCTATCCCGACCGGGCGAGGACGGCAGTGGCCAGCGCGAGTACCCGGACGGCGGCGAAGCGGGCGGTCGGGCACCTCTACGCGGGCGGCGGTACCGCGATGGGGCAGTGGCTGCGGCTGGCGCACCAGCTGCTGGGGCCGTACCCGGACCTGGTGCGGCACGCGATCCTGCTGACCGACGGGCGTAACGAGCACGAGACAGCGGAGCAGCTCGAAGAGGTGCTGACGAGCAGCGCCGGCACCTTCGTCTGCGACGCCCGGGGCATCGGCGACGACTGGGACCACCGTCAACTGCTACGGATCACCTCGGTGCTGCGCGGCACGGCCGAGGCGGTCGGACAGGTCGAGGAGCTGGTCGCCGACTTCGGGTCCATCATGGACAGGGCGATGGGCAAGCAGGTGCCCGACCTGCGGATCCGGCTCACCACCGCACCCGGGGTACGGGTCCGGTCGGTACGCCAGGAGACGCCGACGCTTGCCGACCTCACCGAGCACGCGACGGTGCTGGACGACCGCACCACCGAGTTCTACCCCGGTTCCTGGTCCGGCGAGGAGAGCCGCGACTTCCTGGTCGACCTGGCGATCGGCTACGTATCCGCCGGCGAGCGCCCACCGCTGGAGGAGGAACGCCGGGCGGCCCGGGTGGACCTGCTGATGGCCGGCGAGCGGTGCGCCGACCCACGGCCGATCGTGTTGCGCTGGACCGACGACCCGGTGGCGCCGACCCGGATCGAGCCGGTGCTCGCCCGACACCTGGGCCAGGAGGAGTTGGGCGACGCCGTGGCGGCCGGCTGCGACGCGCTGGAGGCGGGGAACCGGAAGCTCGCCGAGGAGCAACTCGGACTCGCCGTCGTCCTGGCGCAGCGGCTCGGCGCCACCGAGGTGCTGCACCGGCTGGCCGGGCTGGTGGAGATCACCGGCGACTCCGACCACCCTGCACGGCTCAGGCAGGACTGGACCCGCAGCGCGCTGCTCCGGGTCGCGGTCAGTTCGGTGATGGTCGGCGACGCGGAGCCGCCCTGGGATCCCCCGCACCCCGGGCCCGCACCCCGGTCGCCGCTGCCGGCCGAGGCGGAGCCGGGGACGGAGCCCGCCGCCGTGCCGACACCCCGGGGCGGTGCCGACCAGGTCTGTCCATGCGGGCGGATCTCGCCACCCGAGGCGGCGGCGTGTGAGGCGTGCCGCCGGCCGTTCGAGGCGGCGACGGCCGGCGGCGAGGTGAACTGA
- a CDS encoding ABC transporter substrate-binding protein: protein MRRTLAKLVLLPVLAVGLGLGGCLGQPDEETVTVLASWTGAEEESFRAVLREFEERFGVDVDYRGTRAVRQILLAEVQKGTPPDVAVLPTVSELAAYLRRGVLRPLDADPASSMSPQWRALAQLNGGGGLDVVPIKADLKSLVWYVPGRVPFGAAGPPQDWAALVETSRSLARAGQTPWCLGMSATPGSGWPGTDWIEDILLHRSGAAAYDAWSAGRLGWTSSEVRAAWNAWGDLVGFPGMVRGGSAAALLTEFTDAGRPMFTGSPGCLLEHQASFVIGMRAGYLEGESSGTVRAADVLGADYFPFPVFAGAGPAGRDGSMASADFAGLFSDKPAARRLIEFLATDQAQRIWQGGSAGSFFSVNRDVRPDDDTAAPDTVDRRPEVSRRIAETLTASRSPLCLDASDVMPSAMANAFQTAVLEYLQYGAERLDSLLGDLERLRVAIPPDEWLPGACSAPV, encoded by the coding sequence ATGCGACGAACGCTCGCCAAGCTGGTCCTGCTGCCGGTGCTCGCCGTCGGGCTGGGCCTCGGCGGCTGCCTGGGCCAGCCCGACGAGGAGACGGTCACCGTGCTGGCCTCCTGGACCGGTGCCGAGGAGGAGAGCTTCCGGGCGGTGCTGCGCGAGTTCGAGGAGCGGTTCGGCGTCGACGTCGACTACCGGGGCACCCGGGCGGTCCGGCAGATCCTCCTGGCCGAGGTGCAGAAGGGCACCCCGCCGGACGTCGCCGTGCTGCCGACGGTGAGCGAACTGGCGGCGTACCTGCGCCGGGGCGTACTCCGGCCGCTCGACGCCGATCCCGCCTCGTCGATGAGCCCGCAGTGGCGCGCACTGGCCCAACTCAACGGCGGTGGCGGCCTGGACGTCGTGCCGATCAAGGCCGACCTGAAGAGCCTGGTCTGGTATGTGCCGGGGCGGGTGCCGTTCGGCGCGGCCGGGCCGCCGCAGGACTGGGCGGCGCTTGTCGAGACCAGCCGGTCGCTGGCACGGGCTGGGCAGACCCCGTGGTGTCTGGGGATGAGCGCCACCCCGGGCTCCGGCTGGCCGGGAACGGACTGGATCGAGGACATCCTGCTGCACCGCTCGGGCGCGGCGGCCTACGACGCCTGGTCGGCCGGGCGGCTCGGCTGGACCTCGTCCGAGGTACGGGCGGCCTGGAACGCCTGGGGCGACCTGGTCGGCTTCCCGGGGATGGTCCGGGGCGGCAGCGCCGCCGCCCTGCTGACCGAGTTCACCGACGCCGGCCGGCCGATGTTCACCGGATCGCCCGGCTGCCTCCTCGAACACCAGGCGTCGTTCGTGATCGGGATGCGGGCCGGCTATCTCGAAGGCGAGTCGAGCGGCACCGTCCGGGCGGCGGACGTGCTCGGTGCGGACTACTTCCCCTTCCCGGTCTTCGCCGGTGCCGGCCCGGCCGGGCGGGACGGTTCGATGGCCTCGGCCGACTTCGCCGGTCTGTTCAGCGACAAGCCGGCGGCCCGTCGCCTGATCGAGTTCCTCGCCACCGACCAGGCCCAGCGGATCTGGCAGGGTGGCAGCGCCGGCAGCTTCTTCTCGGTCAACCGGGACGTCCGGCCCGACGACGACACCGCCGCGCCGGACACTGTGGACCGGCGGCCGGAGGTGAGCAGGAGGATCGCGGAGACCCTGACGGCGAGCCGGAGTCCACTCTGCCTCGATGCCTCGGACGTGATGCCGAGCGCGATGGCGAACGCCTTCCAGACCGCCGTACTCGAATATCTCCAGTATGGCGCGGAGCGGCTGGACTCGCTGCTGGGGGACCTGGAACGGCTCCGCGTCGCCATCCCGCCCGACGAGTGGCTGCCGGGTGCGTGCAGCGCACCGGTTTAG
- a CDS encoding MATE family efflux transporter, with amino-acid sequence MLGLALPALLVLAAEPLYVLVDTAVLGHLGAVPLAALAVGGPVMTLVVWIGTVTAYGTTGRAARRFGYGDRAAAVAEGVQSSWLALAAGVLLAVAMQFAAGPLARTVAGGGSPEVADGAAAWLRIAAIGAPGLLLAAAGNGWMRGVQDTRRPLWFVLGPNLLSALLCPLLVYPAGLGLAGSAIANAIAQTLSGLLFAAALVAERVPLAPRPRVIGRQLVLSRDLLIRGAAFQVSFLSATTVAARFGVAAVGAHQIALQLWFFTALLLDALAIAAQALVGAALGAGNGAGARLLGRRIAIYGGVCGIAFAVVIGAGAGVVPGWFSDDPQVREQAMIAWPWFVGMQPLAGVVFALDGVLIGAGDVRFLRDLTVVSGLGVFLPTIWLSYALDLGLGGIWAGLTLFVLARLVGLLLRIRSGRWAVLGATR; translated from the coding sequence ATCCTCGGACTCGCCCTGCCGGCCCTGCTGGTGCTCGCCGCCGAGCCGCTCTACGTACTCGTCGACACCGCCGTACTCGGACATCTCGGCGCGGTGCCGCTCGCCGCGCTCGCCGTCGGCGGGCCGGTGATGACCCTGGTCGTTTGGATCGGCACCGTCACCGCGTACGGCACCACCGGGCGGGCGGCCCGCCGCTTCGGGTACGGCGACCGGGCGGCAGCCGTCGCCGAGGGCGTCCAGTCGTCCTGGCTCGCCCTCGCCGCCGGAGTGCTGCTGGCGGTCGCCATGCAGTTCGCGGCCGGCCCGCTGGCGCGTACCGTCGCGGGTGGCGGATCCCCCGAGGTGGCCGACGGCGCGGCAGCCTGGCTGCGGATCGCGGCGATCGGCGCCCCCGGCCTGCTGCTGGCCGCGGCCGGCAACGGCTGGATGCGCGGCGTGCAGGACACCCGGCGGCCGCTCTGGTTCGTGCTCGGGCCGAACCTGCTCTCCGCGCTGCTCTGCCCGCTGCTCGTCTATCCCGCCGGGCTCGGCCTGGCTGGCTCGGCGATCGCCAACGCGATCGCGCAGACCCTCTCCGGGCTGCTCTTCGCGGCCGCGCTGGTCGCCGAGCGGGTTCCGCTGGCACCCCGCCCGAGGGTGATCGGCCGGCAACTCGTGCTCAGCCGTGACCTGCTGATCCGGGGCGCCGCCTTCCAGGTCAGCTTCCTCTCCGCGACCACCGTGGCGGCCCGATTCGGGGTGGCCGCCGTCGGCGCGCACCAGATCGCCCTGCAACTCTGGTTCTTCACCGCGCTGCTGCTCGACGCGCTGGCCATCGCCGCCCAGGCGCTCGTCGGAGCCGCCCTCGGCGCGGGGAACGGTGCCGGCGCCCGGCTGCTGGGTCGGCGGATTGCGATCTACGGCGGCGTCTGCGGGATCGCCTTCGCAGTTGTCATCGGCGCCGGTGCCGGTGTGGTGCCGGGCTGGTTCAGCGACGACCCACAGGTACGTGAGCAGGCCATGATCGCCTGGCCGTGGTTCGTCGGGATGCAGCCGCTGGCCGGCGTCGTCTTCGCCCTCGACGGGGTACTCATCGGTGCCGGCGACGTCCGGTTCCTGCGCGACCTGACCGTGGTCAGCGGTCTCGGCGTCTTCCTGCCGACGATCTGGCTCAGTTACGCCCTCGATCTCGGCCTCGGCGGGATCTGGGCCGGGCTCACCCTTTTCGTGCTGGCCCGGCTGGTCGGACTGCTGCTCCGGATCCGCTCCGGCCGCTGGGCCGTACTCGGCGCCACCCGTTAA